A genomic region of Salvelinus alpinus chromosome 12, SLU_Salpinus.1, whole genome shotgun sequence contains the following coding sequences:
- the mlnl gene encoding motilin-like: MTMRGAVTGCVVLVCLVAMLGERAEGHFSFFSPKEMREMKALQDKLERKDMEPRSEDGQFQDVTIQQLPEDDGGTPGKTVEISVRLTAKQLEHVAPVLEEIIHEMVDQAEKKAK; the protein is encoded by the exons ATGACCATGCGTGGAGCGGTGACAGGCTGTGTGGTGCTGGTGTGTCTGGTGGCCATGCTGGGTGAACGGGCAGAGGGACACTTCTCCTTCTTTAGCCCCAAAGAGATGAGGGAGATGAAG GCCCTACAGGATAAGTTGGAGAGGAAGGACATGGAGCCTCGGTCAGAGGATGGACAGTTTCAGGATGTCACCATCCAACAGCTTCCTGAGGACGATGGTGGAACTCCT GGGAAGACAGTGGAGATAAGTGTTCGACTGACAGCCAAACAGCTGGAGCATGTGGCCCCCGTGCTGGAAGAGATCATCCATGAAATGGTGGATCAGGCAGAGAAGAAAG ccaaaTGA